A genomic segment from Flavobacterium sp. 9R encodes:
- a CDS encoding glycosyltransferase family 2 protein has protein sequence MPTKIQDKIKFSILITTKNRLPDLVYTLQRIQHLIEREDVVCVICDDGSQDGTSDYILQHYPNIILHTNGQSRGYLFCRNKMLNETQADYAISLDDDAHFVTVQPLESIAAYFGENLKVGLLGLRVFWSKEQLSETTSTEHSIRMKSFVGCGHVWRIAAWRAIPNYPEWFVFYGEEDFASYQLFKQHWEIHYLPEVLVHHRVDIKARKTQADYSLRLRRSLRSGWYLYFLFYPLKSIPRKMGYSLWMQFKLKVFKGDWRALQAIVSALFDLLKATPKIIKNSNRLTSEEYRAYQKLEDARIYWAPKKE, from the coding sequence ATGCCTACTAAAATACAAGACAAAATAAAATTTTCTATCCTAATCACAACCAAAAACCGTTTGCCTGATTTGGTGTATACGTTACAACGCATTCAGCATTTGATTGAAAGAGAGGACGTAGTTTGTGTGATTTGTGATGATGGTTCTCAAGACGGAACTTCGGATTATATACTGCAGCATTATCCAAACATTATTTTGCATACTAATGGACAATCTAGAGGCTATTTATTTTGCAGGAACAAAATGTTGAATGAAACTCAAGCAGATTATGCCATTTCATTAGATGATGATGCACACTTTGTTACTGTACAGCCGCTAGAAAGCATTGCTGCCTATTTTGGAGAAAACCTCAAGGTAGGTTTGCTAGGACTTAGAGTCTTTTGGTCTAAAGAACAACTATCAGAAACTACGTCAACTGAACATTCTATTCGAATGAAAAGTTTTGTAGGTTGCGGTCACGTATGGCGAATAGCGGCTTGGAGAGCTATTCCGAATTACCCTGAATGGTTTGTTTTTTATGGAGAAGAAGATTTCGCTTCGTATCAATTATTCAAACAGCATTGGGAAATTCATTATTTGCCTGAAGTTTTAGTACATCACAGAGTGGATATCAAAGCAAGAAAAACTCAAGCGGATTATAGTCTTCGTTTAAGGCGTTCATTACGTTCTGGATGGTATTTGTATTTCTTGTTTTATCCTTTAAAAAGTATACCAAGAAAAATGGGCTACTCTCTTTGGATGCAATTCAAATTGAAAGTATTTAAAGGAGATTGGAGAGCTTTACAAGCAATCGTTTCGGCATTGTTTGATTTACTAAAGGCTACTCCTAAAATTATAAAAAACAGCAATCGATTGACTTCAGAGGAATATAGAGCTTATCAAAAATTAGAAGACGCTAGAATTTATTGGGCACCCAAAAAAGAATAG
- a CDS encoding glycosyltransferase family A protein, translating to MRIGYNPQKDKVQEESRYLHQVIIPVYIPSQEGYFKDSFAILKLCLESLLTTVHEKTFITIVNNGSEKIVAAYLDLLLEENKIQELIHTENIGKLNAILKGLAGNAIELVTISDSDVLFLPNWQKETLKVFMEVSKAGVVGIVPQFKTYESNCGNALFDSLFNSKLRFVPVKNKESLIRFYDSLGWDRNYNQDYLAYALALEVNPELSVLIGSGHFVATYKKDIFESVLTYIGYKMGGSSEGYLDTLPLEKDYWRLTTADNYAYHMGNTIENWMVVDIPNKSKENVIVEYSFLKRKKINSILYFIKNRLFVKFISVKILVKLFLKWKKLPKEMIDAY from the coding sequence ATGAGAATAGGCTATAATCCACAAAAAGACAAAGTTCAAGAAGAATCTAGATATCTTCATCAGGTGATTATTCCTGTGTATATTCCGAGCCAAGAAGGGTATTTTAAGGATAGTTTTGCGATTTTAAAATTGTGTTTAGAGTCCTTATTGACCACGGTACATGAAAAAACATTTATCACAATAGTTAATAATGGGAGTGAAAAAATTGTTGCAGCTTACCTTGATTTACTTTTAGAAGAAAATAAAATACAAGAACTCATTCATACCGAAAATATTGGGAAGCTTAATGCTATTTTAAAAGGCTTGGCTGGGAATGCTATTGAGTTGGTTACTATCTCTGATTCGGATGTATTATTTTTGCCAAATTGGCAAAAAGAAACCCTAAAAGTATTTATGGAGGTTTCGAAAGCTGGAGTGGTTGGTATAGTTCCTCAATTTAAGACGTATGAGAGTAATTGTGGGAATGCGTTATTTGATTCTCTATTTAATTCTAAACTTCGATTTGTACCAGTAAAAAACAAAGAATCCTTAATTCGTTTTTATGATAGTTTGGGTTGGGATAGGAATTATAACCAAGATTACTTAGCCTATGCATTAGCTTTAGAAGTCAATCCTGAGTTAAGCGTTTTGATAGGTTCGGGACATTTTGTAGCTACTTATAAAAAAGATATTTTTGAATCTGTGCTTACTTATATTGGGTACAAAATGGGAGGATCAAGTGAAGGTTATTTGGATACTTTGCCTTTGGAAAAAGATTATTGGAGATTAACCACAGCGGATAATTATGCCTATCATATGGGCAATACAATCGAGAATTGGATGGTGGTCGATATTCCAAATAAAAGTAAAGAAAATGTTATTGTTGAATACAGTTTTCTGAAAAGAAAAAAAATAAACAGCATTTTGTATTTTATAAAAAACAGACTTTTTGTAAAGTTTATTTCTGTAAAAATTTTAGTAAAACTTTTTTTGAAATGGAAAAAATTGCCTAAAGAAATGATTGATGCCTACTAA